The segment ttgtttgtttttgtcttcCGCTATATCAATTTAGTTGTacaatatgcaaaaaaaaataattattattgtacAACAAAAAATGCATCACCTCATCTAATTTGTAGTCTTTTAAGTGATCAAAAATCTAAGTAATAATAACATTTAacaaccgaaaaaaaaaaccatggtaCTGAAATGTGACACATGTATTCATATTACTGGTATTGGAATGTGACACATGTATTTTTACTAGTggtattcaaaaaaaaaaaatcaaagcttacatattaattttttgttctatttttttaattttgtgataagaaatatatatttttggattatattatatatcatttAAGATTAAATTCGAGGTAATTAATACTAGAAGTAGAGGATGATGAATtgcaataaaattttgtttccatGGATAATTTAGCGCACGATTTGGTGAATGGAATAGAATTGATAGAGgtgttaaataaattataaaaaaataaaatttgcatATGTAATTGTATGGTTAGAGGAAAGGTCCAAAAGCCACCGCTGAGGGGCTGTGGCCACCCTGGCCTCCTTTTGAAATGtcattttctcttcttaaaCACCCTCAAGGAATACCTCTTTACATGTAGGGCCTGAAAGCTATGTAGATCTTTCTATGATcaactctctccctctctctctctctctctcccccccgtctctctccttcttcttcctctctccaAATATTTTAAGAGATAGAAAGAGATATATAGACGGGGAGAAGAGTAAATTTTTGGGCATATATAGTACCAAATTTTAACCATGATATCACTAATCTTAACATATATCCATACCCACTTGCCCTCGCACACGCAGCAGCACCACTCAATTCGTACAATTCTCTCAAGTATAAATTAGAGGGGAGGCCAAACCAAAACTAGATTTATTTCATAACCTTAATTACTAGTTGGTCTTTCTTTCTAGTTTATGGCAATTGCAGCAACCATGAGCCACAACACAAACAACGagcaaaacaacaacaataacgattgcaacagcaacagcaacaacaaagatGATGACCATGAGCATGACATGGTTATGCCAGGATTTCGTTTCCATCCAACTGAAGAAGAACTTGTCGAGTTCTACCTTCGCCGTAAGGTTGAGGGCAAACGCTTCAATGTGGAACTCATTACTTTCTTAGATCTTTATCGCTATGATCCTTGGGAACTTCCtggtatatatgtatatatataatatgctGAACcttcaaccttttcttttattttaattttgccgtgtctttctttctcttcgaATTTGTCTAGTACTGGTCAGTTCTAGTTCCAGTGATGATGCATGATCattgattatatatttatattattgttgatCAGCTTTAGCAGCTATTGGAGAGAAAGAATGGTTCTTCTATGTCCCTAGAGACAGGAAATATCGAAACGGGGATCGACCCAATCGTGTGACTACTTCTGGCTACTGGAAGGCAACAGGAGCTGACCGGATGATCCGAACTGAGAATTCAAGATCAATTGGTTTAAAGAAAACCCTAGTTTTCTACTCCGGGAAAGCTCCTAAAGGAATCCGAACTAGTTGGATCATGAATGAATACCGGTTGCCACACCATGAAACTGAACGATACCAAaaggtaattataatttattttcattacatGTTCTTTACCTAACTTTAATTAAGCATATAGTGTGTATATATTGATATATAgatgaatgaaaatgaaaatgttagAAAACAGATACATATTGACGAGTCTCCAAGCTCTCCTattcttgttcttctttctaGGAATCTTTCTGTGGGTGTTCTTGTTTCTTGATGGTGACCACGAATCCTATGATTTCTCATCCATATAAATACcaagtttttcattattatttttttacttctatctgttttcttctttttttcctttcttccccAGGTCATAAATACGAAAACCAAAAGCCATAAATTTTAATCCTTTACTTTCCATTCAATAATCATCCCTAGCTAGTTCTTGGAGGTCTAATTTATACATCCTAACTTGAGTAGTAATCCGCTTATATTAAGGGATTAATTGAACGCAAAGctagttgttaaaaaaaaaaatctaacaaatagATTCGTAGCTAGCACACTATATATGCTATCTAGCAAAGAAAAGTAGCAAAGGTGCTTAaatgaaactatatatatagatagaacacgggaaaaaaaaaataaaggcataatTAAAAAGAGTTGGTAGCTAGGAATAATACAGGCAGTTAAGTTGCAATCTCTTGTCATTTAATTGGATTCTTTAATGTAAGGTTCCTTCACAAGTTAAATTTATGGTAGCATCAGAATGCATGAACTTTAATTCAATGACCTCAAAAGTTTCCCTATATATTGAACTCTACTTCATTAATACTACCTCATAACTGCAACCGATGCTCATTGACGTCGGAAGCTGGATAAATATTCATTCCGTACTTCATTTTGTTCCTTAATTTGATGATccatttgctttcttttaatCATCAATTCGTTAAGTTCCtggttttttaactttttcagGTTGAAATATCACTTTGCCGCGTCTACAAGAGAGCTGGAGTAGAAGATCATCCGTCCCTCCCTCGTTCACTTCCATCACGGGCATCCTCATCGAGGGGGCCTCAATCTGACAAGAAACACCAAAGTCATCTCACGTTGGAAAGATTTCAACCTTTTGTAGGACAATCATCACAACAAATTGAAATGGAAAAGATGAGTGAAACAGATGCAAGCAGCAGCTCAGATGTCACAACTGCTCTTGGACTCTCCAAGCATAACAGTAACGCATACCATCCAACCCCTCCAATTAGCAACTCACTTGGACTTCCAGCTTCAGTAGGAGAAGGAATGTTTCTAAACCTGCCCAAGCAAGCTTCCAGCTCTTTATTCCCTAGTTTCACTAATCTATTCTCTGTTACATCCTCCGTATCGTCGAGTCCAGTAGATGATCTGCATAGACTACTTAACTACCAACAAGCTAGcattaatcatcatcatcagcagcagcagcagcaacaattttatcttcttcaacaaccACAACACCAATCCTCACAGCTTTCTAGTATGACACCACAAACATCGCAGCAGCTGCCTCTCAACATGCTACCAGAATTGCTACCACCCACCTTTCCAGACAGACTATGGGAGTGGAATCAAATGCCAGAAGGAAATAGAGACTTCAATAACGCATTCAAGTAACCAATGGAGTGCACATATATAGGTAGATTATACTTTGAAGCTGCTAGTGATATATCTAGTACTCTCCTTTGATTTATATATGGATATTAATCTACTCTAATGCCTTTAGCTTGCTGATATGActtacaaaaatttatgtttgattacTCTCGCGTTCTATATTAGGGTTTAAATGGTGGTGCACGTACTTTGATTACTTGAAGTGAATTTTGTTTGGCCTGGCTACAAAGTTTGTGTCTAAAGATTGAGATTGGTGGCTTTAAAAATACCCAGGCTGTGTCTAAAG is part of the Populus nigra chromosome 8, ddPopNigr1.1, whole genome shotgun sequence genome and harbors:
- the LOC133701131 gene encoding NAC domain-containing protein 35-like; the protein is MAIAATMSHNTNNEQNNNNNDCNSNSNNKDDDHEHDMVMPGFRFHPTEEELVEFYLRRKVEGKRFNVELITFLDLYRYDPWELPALAAIGEKEWFFYVPRDRKYRNGDRPNRVTTSGYWKATGADRMIRTENSRSIGLKKTLVFYSGKAPKGIRTSWIMNEYRLPHHETERYQKVEISLCRVYKRAGVEDHPSLPRSLPSRASSSRGPQSDKKHQSHLTLERFQPFVGQSSQQIEMEKMSETDASSSSDVTTALGLSKHNSNAYHPTPPISNSLGLPASVGEGMFLNLPKQASSSLFPSFTNLFSVTSSVSSSPVDDLHRLLNYQQASINHHHQQQQQQQFYLLQQPQHQSSQLSSMTPQTSQQLPLNMLPELLPPTFPDRLWEWNQMPEGNRDFNNAFK